Proteins found in one Bacteroidota bacterium genomic segment:
- a CDS encoding ATP-dependent Clp protease ATP-binding subunit, whose translation MDAKFSPRVKDVITFSREEALRLGHDYIGTEHLLLGIIREGEGSAVRLLKGLSVNPAELRREIEGLTAGVARKSNNNLGNIPLVKQAERALKITYLEAKIFKSSVIGTEHLLLSILKDEDSVATKALHKFGIDYDSVKNELENGVPGASEESGTSSPRSEFPGSAGDDDGDDDSTFGSSQKKISDSKSKTPVLDNFGRDLTKSAEEGKLDPIVGREKEIERVSQILSRRKKNNPILIGEPGVGKSAIAEGLALRIIQKKVSRVLFNKRVVALDLAALVAGTKYRGQFEERMKAVMNELEKSPDVILFIDEIHTIIGAGGASGSLDASNMFKPALARGEIQCIGATTLDEYRQYIEKDGALERRFQKVMVEPTSIDETIQILNNIKAKYEDHHNVNYTEEAIKACVTLTSRYITDRHLPDKAIDALDEAGSRVHITNIKVPQQILDIEGEIEQVKEEKNQVVRSQRYEEAARLRDKERQLNEQLEAAKKKWEDDSKSQRETVNEENVAEVVSMMTGIPVQRVSQNESSKLAVMFDQLKGKVIGQEEAIKKVVKAIQRNRAGLKDPNKPIGSFIFLGPTGVGKTQLAKILAKYLFDNEDALIRIDMSEYMEKFAVSRLVGAPPGYVGYEEGGQLTEKVRRKPYSVVLLDEIEKAHPDVFNLLLQTLDDGQLTDSLGRKVDFKNTIIIMTSNIGSRQLKDFGQGVGFGTSAKQEQADDHAKGVIENALKKAFAPEFLNRIDDVVLFNSLGRDEIHRIIDIELEKLDKRIAALGYTIEITEKAKDYIVEKGYDASFGARPLKRAIQKYIEDPLAEEIIKSGVSEGDSVMIDLNDETKEISIAVNKPKSKKKPKEE comes from the coding sequence ATGGATGCAAAATTTTCACCCCGTGTTAAGGATGTAATCACTTTTAGCCGAGAAGAAGCACTTCGGCTTGGGCATGATTATATCGGCACCGAGCATTTGCTGCTTGGCATAATCCGCGAAGGCGAAGGCAGTGCAGTACGCCTGCTGAAAGGCCTGAGTGTTAACCCTGCCGAACTGCGCCGCGAAATTGAAGGGCTCACTGCCGGTGTGGCCCGCAAAAGCAATAACAATCTGGGCAATATTCCGCTGGTGAAACAGGCCGAACGTGCCCTGAAAATCACCTATCTTGAAGCCAAGATTTTTAAAAGCAGCGTAATCGGCACCGAACACCTGCTGCTGTCTATCCTGAAAGACGAAGACAGTGTGGCCACTAAAGCACTGCATAAATTTGGTATTGATTACGACTCCGTGAAAAACGAACTCGAAAACGGAGTGCCTGGTGCTTCCGAAGAAAGCGGAACCAGCTCGCCCCGCTCTGAATTCCCTGGCAGTGCCGGCGACGATGACGGCGACGACGACAGCACCTTTGGCAGCAGTCAGAAAAAGATTTCTGATTCGAAATCCAAAACACCGGTGCTCGATAACTTTGGCCGCGACCTCACCAAGTCGGCCGAAGAAGGCAAACTGGATCCGATTGTGGGACGCGAAAAGGAAATTGAGCGCGTGTCGCAGATCCTATCCCGCCGCAAAAAGAACAACCCGATTCTCATTGGTGAACCCGGCGTAGGTAAATCGGCCATTGCCGAAGGTCTGGCGCTGCGCATCATTCAGAAAAAAGTATCGCGCGTGCTTTTCAACAAACGTGTGGTTGCGCTTGATCTTGCTGCGCTTGTGGCTGGCACCAAATACCGCGGCCAGTTTGAGGAGCGTATGAAAGCGGTAATGAATGAGCTTGAGAAATCGCCCGATGTAATTTTGTTCATCGACGAAATTCACACCATCATTGGTGCCGGCGGTGCAAGCGGTTCGCTTGATGCATCCAACATGTTTAAACCCGCCCTTGCACGTGGCGAAATCCAATGCATCGGCGCCACCACACTCGACGAATACCGTCAATACATTGAAAAGGACGGCGCCCTCGAACGTCGCTTCCAGAAAGTAATGGTTGAGCCCACCTCGATCGACGAAACCATTCAGATATTAAATAATATCAAAGCGAAGTACGAGGATCACCACAACGTAAACTACACCGAAGAAGCCATTAAGGCCTGCGTTACACTTACTTCGCGCTACATCACCGACCGCCATCTGCCCGATAAGGCTATTGATGCTCTTGACGAAGCCGGTTCGCGTGTGCATATTACCAATATCAAAGTACCCCAGCAGATACTTGATATTGAAGGTGAAATTGAGCAGGTGAAGGAAGAAAAAAACCAGGTAGTGCGCAGCCAGCGTTACGAAGAAGCTGCACGCCTGCGCGATAAAGAACGCCAGCTTAACGAACAGCTTGAAGCGGCAAAGAAAAAATGGGAAGACGACAGCAAGAGCCAGCGCGAAACGGTAAACGAGGAAAATGTAGCCGAGGTTGTTTCCATGATGACCGGCATCCCCGTTCAGCGCGTGTCGCAAAACGAAAGCTCGAAGCTGGCTGTAATGTTTGATCAGCTTAAAGGTAAAGTAATCGGTCAGGAAGAAGCCATCAAGAAGGTTGTTAAAGCCATTCAGCGCAACCGTGCCGGCTTAAAAGATCCGAACAAACCAATCGGCTCGTTCATCTTCCTCGGCCCTACCGGTGTGGGTAAAACACAACTTGCCAAAATCCTGGCCAAGTATCTGTTCGACAACGAGGATGCACTCATCCGTATTGATATGAGTGAATACATGGAGAAGTTTGCCGTATCGCGCCTTGTGGGGGCTCCTCCCGGCTACGTGGGATATGAGGAAGGCGGACAGCTCACTGAAAAAGTACGTCGCAAGCCTTACTCGGTTGTGTTGCTCGACGAAATAGAGAAGGCACACCCCGATGTATTTAACCTGCTGCTTCAAACGCTTGACGACGGACAGCTTACCGATAGTTTGGGGCGTAAGGTGGATTTCAAAAACACCATCATCATTATGACCTCCAACATAGGTTCACGCCAGCTGAAGGATTTTGGCCAGGGTGTGGGCTTTGGAACAAGCGCCAAGCAGGAACAGGCCGACGATCATGCAAAAGGTGTTATTGAAAATGCACTCAAAAAAGCTTTTGCGCCCGAATTCCTGAACCGTATCGACGATGTGGTGCTCTTCAACTCACTCGGTCGTGATGAAATACACCGCATTATTGATATTGAACTCGAAAAACTCGATAAGCGCATTGCAGCACTCGGTTATACCATAGAGATTACGGAGAAAGCCAAAGACTACATTGTAGAAAAAGGCTACGACGCAAGTTTCGGTGCCCGCCCGCTCAAACGCGCCATTCAGAAATATATCGAAGATCCGCTGGCCGAAGAAATCATTAAATCAGGCGTTTCAGAAGGTGATTCGGTGATGATTGACCTGAATGACGAGACAAAGGAGATTTCGATTGCGGTAAATAAACCCAAATCGAAAAAGAAACCGAAAGAAGAATAA
- a CDS encoding NAD-binding protein, with product MPRKPSFREKLQYKFENTLSAGSIAIITWLAIISFITVVLAAAVILIAGIDATPDSDEHVSFIEAAWGSLMHAMDAGNLAGDSGWALRIVMLLVTIVGIFIVSSLIGAITSGLESRIEEMRKGRSKVLEQNHTLILGWSPKIFTVIHELLIANEEKSRPRIVILADKDKVEMEDEIKARFPQTGKTRIICRSGSPLDLDDLEVVAPHDARAIIIVSPDDVEGPDTYVIKSILAITNNPKRRKAPYHIVAELREEKNMEAAQLVGNKEAVLVLSSDLIARVTAQTCRQSGLSVVYTELLDFEGAEIYMREEPGLTGKTYATALHAYPNAAVMGIFRKDNELLLNPPAGTELEAGDSLVYIAENAAAAVLSSPPGKVNNAAIQLRTPQAAGTERTLVLGWNEKAPSIIRELDTYVAPGSEVTIVCTGDEAEHAAAELAPNLNRLRLSYHNADTTQRAVLDSLQVESYNHIILLCNSRIDVQEADAQVLIALLHLRSMASQKKRDFSIVSEMRDIRNRTLADVARADDFIVSDKLVSLLLSQLSENKRLERVFKDLFSAEGSEIYLKPVSDYIETGIPVNFHTLIDAALSKGETAIGYRIAALSDDAEKAYGVKVNPHKDDEITYTEGDKVIVLAEN from the coding sequence ATGCCACGCAAACCCTCTTTCCGCGAGAAACTTCAGTACAAATTCGAGAACACGCTTTCGGCCGGTTCCATTGCCATTATTACGTGGCTGGCCATAATTTCGTTTATTACTGTGGTGCTGGCTGCGGCCGTAATTCTTATTGCAGGCATTGACGCTACGCCCGACAGCGATGAGCATGTTTCTTTTATTGAAGCTGCATGGGGCAGTCTGATGCACGCCATGGATGCCGGCAATCTGGCCGGCGATTCGGGCTGGGCGTTGCGTATTGTGATGCTTTTAGTGACTATTGTAGGTATTTTCATTGTGTCGTCACTAATCGGGGCAATTACCTCCGGGCTTGAATCGCGCATTGAGGAAATGCGGAAAGGGCGTTCGAAAGTATTGGAACAGAATCATACTTTAATTCTCGGCTGGTCGCCTAAAATTTTCACGGTAATACACGAACTGCTTATTGCTAATGAAGAAAAAAGCCGTCCGCGTATTGTGATTCTGGCCGACAAGGACAAGGTGGAGATGGAAGACGAAATTAAAGCCCGTTTTCCGCAAACCGGTAAAACCCGGATCATCTGCCGTTCAGGCAGTCCGCTTGATCTTGACGATCTGGAGGTGGTAGCACCGCATGATGCGCGAGCAATTATTATTGTATCGCCTGATGATGTGGAAGGCCCTGATACGTATGTCATCAAATCAATACTGGCCATTACCAACAATCCCAAACGCCGCAAAGCGCCTTACCACATTGTAGCCGAACTGCGTGAGGAGAAAAACATGGAAGCTGCGCAATTAGTTGGAAACAAAGAGGCCGTGCTGGTGCTTTCGTCTGACCTGATTGCGCGTGTTACGGCGCAAACCTGCCGTCAATCAGGGCTTAGCGTAGTGTACACCGAGCTTCTTGATTTTGAGGGCGCCGAAATATATATGCGCGAGGAGCCGGGGCTTACCGGGAAAACTTACGCCACGGCGCTGCACGCATATCCCAATGCCGCAGTAATGGGCATTTTCCGGAAGGACAATGAGCTGTTGCTCAATCCGCCCGCAGGCACCGAACTTGAAGCGGGTGATTCACTGGTGTACATTGCCGAAAATGCCGCTGCAGCGGTGCTGAGTTCGCCTCCGGGTAAAGTGAACAATGCCGCCATTCAATTGCGCACACCGCAGGCGGCTGGCACCGAACGCACGCTGGTGCTGGGCTGGAACGAAAAGGCACCCTCAATTATCCGCGAGCTGGATACTTATGTAGCACCCGGTTCTGAAGTAACCATAGTGTGTACGGGCGATGAGGCCGAGCACGCCGCCGCAGAACTTGCGCCCAATTTAAACAGGCTCCGGCTCAGTTACCACAATGCCGATACTACGCAGCGCGCAGTGCTCGACAGTCTTCAGGTAGAAAGCTACAACCACATCATTCTGCTTTGCAACAGCCGCATTGATGTGCAGGAAGCCGATGCACAGGTGCTTATTGCCCTGCTCCATCTGCGCAGCATGGCCAGCCAGAAAAAACGCGATTTCAGTATTGTGAGTGAAATGCGCGACATCCGCAACCGCACGCTGGCCGATGTAGCCCGCGCCGATGATTTTATTGTGAGCGATAAGTTAGTGAGCCTGCTCCTTTCTCAGCTCTCAGAAAACAAACGTCTGGAACGCGTATTCAAAGACCTGTTCAGCGCCGAAGGCTCCGAAATATATCTTAAGCCGGTAAGCGACTACATCGAAACCGGCATTCCGGTTAATTTCCATACGCTTATTGATGCCGCACTTTCAAAAGGCGAAACTGCCATTGGCTATCGTATTGCCGCGCTGAGCGATGATGCCGAAAAAGCCTACGGTGTAAAGGTAAACCCTCACAAGGACGATGAAATAACTTATACCGAAGGCGACAAGGTGATTGTACTGGCTGAAAATTAG
- a CDS encoding T9SS type A sorting domain-containing protein — protein MRKLILSLSLLLGLSTFAQAQTSNFNFTGGIQTFTVPCGVTSVFIQTWGAQGAAGANGNSNLGPVVGGGGGLGGYAEGWLAVTPGDVLNIFVGGQGSTPAGGFNGGANGGSQNAGGGGGATDVRVGGTAEANRVITAGGGGGGGRGGCEGSQGPAGVGGTGGAGGGGQGANGVASPTSGGSAGGGFGGNFGAVQGASGGAGVGCSGFLGSPGATATTGSGGTGGAGQSCCCFSFSSIPGGGGGGGGQLGGGGGGGGSAGTSGCSGNDKGGGAGGGGGSSYVGGVTSGAVNPGIWLGDGQCTISWTVPIPPTHTITGPSLSCIGAFDTLTIATDPFSTFYTWTVPAGFNFVSGQNTNSIVVAAVSPGLHTIYVYGVNGNCNLVGPTDSIVINVPAPPQVTASNNGPVCLGDQATLNATGSIGGSFEWLPGNLSGDSVVVSPTSTTTYSCVITDANGCTNLSTTTVTVNTLPTITASGATICAGDSTTVNAAGGSTYSWQPGNLTGSSVLITPATTTTYTVTGTDANGCSSTAQATVTVNQLPVVTLSAQGSHCVDDASFTLTGASPAGGVFNGPGVSGNQFSPGTAGVGSHPVTYTFIDVNGCVNSATTNVVVNGCVSVGENPAFASVSYLPNPATDVLMVRWDNAKVSVNTIEVYDVNGRLVLTQATGSNNQAQLSVTELPAGTYTLTLISSASGKSNYTFVKQ, from the coding sequence ATGAGAAAACTAATACTCAGTTTAAGTCTGTTGCTGGGACTCAGCACTTTTGCGCAGGCTCAAACATCAAACTTCAACTTTACGGGAGGCATCCAGACCTTTACGGTGCCCTGCGGTGTTACTTCTGTATTTATCCAAACCTGGGGTGCCCAGGGCGCTGCCGGCGCAAACGGTAATTCTAATCTCGGCCCGGTAGTTGGCGGCGGCGGTGGTTTGGGTGGTTATGCCGAAGGCTGGCTTGCCGTAACACCCGGCGATGTGCTTAATATTTTTGTGGGTGGCCAGGGATCTACTCCCGCAGGCGGATTTAACGGTGGCGCCAACGGCGGTTCGCAGAATGCGGGCGGCGGCGGTGGCGCAACGGATGTGCGCGTAGGTGGTACTGCCGAAGCTAACCGTGTAATCACAGCCGGTGGCGGTGGTGGCGGTGGCCGTGGCGGCTGCGAAGGATCACAAGGTCCTGCCGGTGTAGGTGGTACTGGTGGTGCTGGCGGCGGCGGTCAGGGTGCTAATGGTGTTGCATCACCCACATCTGGAGGTAGTGCCGGTGGTGGTTTTGGAGGCAACTTTGGTGCCGTGCAGGGTGCTTCTGGCGGTGCCGGTGTAGGTTGTTCAGGCTTCCTGGGTTCGCCCGGAGCAACGGCAACCACAGGCTCAGGCGGTACTGGCGGTGCCGGACAAAGCTGCTGCTGCTTTAGCTTTAGTTCTATTCCCGGCGGCGGCGGCGGCGGCGGTGGCCAGCTTGGCGGCGGTGGCGGTGGCGGCGGTTCAGCCGGAACCTCAGGCTGCTCTGGAAATGATAAAGGCGGTGGAGCCGGCGGCGGCGGCGGTTCAAGCTACGTAGGTGGCGTAACCAGCGGCGCGGTTAACCCCGGCATCTGGCTCGGCGATGGTCAGTGCACCATTTCATGGACGGTTCCCATTCCCCCTACACATACTATCACCGGCCCCTCACTTTCTTGCATTGGTGCTTTTGACACACTTACAATTGCTACCGACCCCTTCTCTACATTCTACACCTGGACAGTTCCTGCCGGTTTCAACTTTGTGTCTGGTCAAAACACCAACAGCATTGTAGTAGCGGCAGTATCACCCGGTCTGCACACCATTTATGTATATGGTGTAAACGGCAACTGTAACCTTGTTGGCCCGACCGATTCAATCGTGATCAACGTTCCCGCTCCTCCGCAGGTAACGGCCAGCAACAACGGCCCTGTGTGTCTTGGCGATCAGGCCACACTCAATGCTACTGGATCTATTGGCGGTTCGTTTGAGTGGCTGCCCGGTAACCTGAGTGGTGATTCGGTAGTTGTTTCACCCACATCAACCACCACCTATTCTTGTGTAATTACCGATGCCAACGGTTGTACAAACCTTTCTACAACCACAGTAACCGTAAATACACTGCCCACCATTACCGCTTCCGGCGCCACAATTTGTGCCGGCGATTCAACCACGGTAAATGCTGCAGGCGGATCAACCTATTCATGGCAGCCCGGCAATTTAACAGGTTCATCGGTGCTTATTACACCTGCCACCACCACAACCTACACCGTAACCGGAACAGATGCTAACGGTTGTTCAAGCACCGCACAGGCTACTGTGACCGTGAATCAGCTTCCTGTTGTAACGCTTAGTGCACAAGGGTCACATTGTGTGGATGATGCTTCGTTTACCCTTACCGGTGCTTCACCCGCTGGCGGTGTATTCAACGGCCCCGGTGTGAGCGGCAACCAGTTCTCGCCCGGTACTGCAGGCGTAGGTTCGCATCCCGTAACCTATACCTTTATTGATGTAAACGGCTGCGTGAATTCAGCTACAACCAACGTTGTTGTAAACGGTTGCGTAAGTGTGGGCGAAAACCCTGCATTTGCCAGCGTAAGCTACCTGCCCAACCCGGCTACCGATGTGCTCATGGTACGTTGGGACAACGCCAAAGTAAGTGTAAACACCATTGAAGTGTATGATGTAAATGGTCGTTTAGTACTTACTCAGGCTACCGGCAGCAACAACCAGGCTCAGCTCAGCGTAACCGAGCTGCCTGCCGGCACCTACACCCTTACACTCATCAGCAGTGCAAGCGGTAAGTCGAACTACACCTTTGTAAAACAGTAA
- a CDS encoding T9SS type A sorting domain-containing protein → MKKQLLSIGLATGLSLSLFAQTSSTQTFSFTGGMQTFTVPCGVTSVFIQTWGAQGGSGALGGNNVAGGAGGLGGYAEGFRAVSPGDVLNIFVGGQGTTPAGGFNGGGSGGAQNAGGGGGASDVRAGGTAESNRVITAGGGGGGGRGGCHEGSANGGIGGNGGSGGGGVGFDGNDSPQSSGFAGGGKGGNFGNIQGAAGPAGVGCSGFLGQPGIAATTGTGANGGGGQTCCCSSSNSVVGGGGGGGGQLGGGGGGGGSAGTTGCAGNSKGAGGGGGGGSSFIGGVTSGVVTNGIRTGNGQVSITWNLPIPSSHTITGSTTLCVGAITTFTSSIDLNSNIYNWTAPAGLTLSSGQGTNIITVQANAAGSYWVGVQGINTVCSLSGPIDSVQITVNALPNVTASGTDACLGGSNSLTASGAATYIWQPGNLSGATVSVTNSSTTSYTVTGIDANACSNTAIVSAVVNPLPNVTSNIPAITICAGDSLTLAGQGASTYVWTGSITNNVPFFPTATTTYTVTGTDSLGCSDTATSTVIVNLLPVITATGPATICAGTPAALTAAGAVSYVWQPGNITGATITVTPSATSTYTVTGTDANGCTNTSNVTINVNALPQVSISALTARCIDDGSFTLTNGQPSGGTYSGPGVSGNVFSPGSAGVGTHTITYSFTDANGCINTASTNIVVNACVGIYEGTPFASVVYLPNPATEVLTIRWDNTQLNARVIEVYDISGRIVMTQRLNGSNSAEFNVIELPAGNYSFSLITDAGEKATFKFVKQ, encoded by the coding sequence ATGAAAAAACAACTACTTAGTATCGGGTTGGCGACCGGGCTTAGTCTTTCGCTTTTTGCGCAGACTTCCTCAACCCAGACCTTCAGCTTCACCGGAGGCATGCAAACCTTTACGGTGCCTTGCGGAGTAACTTCCGTATTTATTCAAACCTGGGGAGCCCAAGGCGGCAGCGGCGCACTTGGCGGCAACAACGTGGCTGGCGGCGCTGGCGGTCTTGGCGGCTATGCCGAAGGCTTCCGCGCGGTGAGTCCCGGCGATGTGCTCAATATTTTTGTGGGCGGACAAGGCACCACCCCCGCAGGCGGCTTTAATGGCGGCGGCAGTGGCGGCGCACAAAATGCCGGCGGCGGCGGCGGCGCATCGGATGTACGCGCAGGCGGAACAGCCGAATCCAACCGTGTTATCACAGCCGGTGGCGGCGGCGGCGGCGGACGTGGCGGCTGTCACGAAGGATCGGCCAACGGCGGAATTGGCGGAAACGGCGGCAGCGGCGGCGGCGGTGTGGGTTTTGACGGCAACGACTCGCCCCAGTCATCGGGCTTCGCCGGTGGTGGCAAAGGCGGCAATTTCGGCAACATACAGGGTGCTGCAGGCCCGGCCGGTGTAGGTTGCAGCGGATTCCTCGGTCAGCCCGGAATAGCTGCTACTACTGGTACAGGCGCTAACGGCGGCGGCGGACAAACCTGCTGCTGCTCCTCATCCAACTCGGTTGTAGGCGGCGGCGGTGGCGGCGGCGGACAACTTGGCGGCGGCGGTGGCGGCGGTGGTTCGGCCGGAACCACAGGCTGTGCAGGCAACTCAAAAGGTGCCGGCGGCGGCGGCGGCGGAGGTTCTTCCTTTATCGGCGGCGTAACCAGCGGTGTGGTGACAAACGGCATCAGAACCGGAAACGGTCAGGTTAGTATTACCTGGAATCTTCCCATCCCTTCTTCACACACCATTACCGGATCAACCACCCTTTGTGTGGGAGCAATAACCACATTTACCTCTTCTATCGATCTAAATTCAAATATCTACAACTGGACTGCACCTGCAGGCCTTACCTTATCGAGCGGTCAGGGAACAAACATAATTACTGTTCAGGCCAATGCTGCCGGAAGTTATTGGGTGGGTGTTCAGGGAATCAACACGGTTTGCTCATTAAGCGGCCCCATCGATTCGGTTCAGATTACTGTGAATGCGTTACCTAACGTAACAGCCTCTGGTACCGATGCCTGTTTGGGCGGAAGCAATTCACTCACCGCAAGCGGCGCAGCTACGTACATCTGGCAACCGGGTAACTTATCGGGCGCAACGGTGAGTGTAACCAATTCCTCCACCACAAGCTATACCGTTACCGGAATCGATGCCAACGCCTGCTCCAATACTGCAATCGTTTCGGCCGTGGTAAATCCCCTGCCCAACGTAACCAGCAATATACCCGCTATTACTATTTGTGCCGGCGATAGCCTGACTCTTGCCGGTCAGGGTGCCTCCACCTATGTGTGGACGGGTAGCATTACCAACAACGTTCCGTTCTTCCCCACAGCTACAACCACATACACAGTTACCGGAACTGATTCTTTGGGCTGTTCAGACACGGCCACTTCAACGGTTATCGTAAACCTGCTGCCGGTTATTACGGCTACCGGGCCTGCTACAATTTGTGCAGGCACTCCGGCTGCGCTTACTGCGGCAGGGGCTGTTTCGTATGTATGGCAACCGGGCAACATAACGGGAGCAACCATAACAGTAACTCCTTCTGCCACCTCCACCTACACAGTTACCGGCACCGATGCCAACGGCTGCACCAACACCTCAAACGTAACCATTAACGTGAATGCGCTCCCGCAGGTAAGCATTTCGGCGCTCACTGCACGTTGTATCGACGACGGTTCATTTACACTCACCAACGGACAGCCCTCAGGCGGCACATACAGCGGCCCCGGTGTGAGCGGCAATGTATTCAGCCCTGGCAGCGCCGGTGTGGGTACACATACCATCACCTACAGCTTTACCGATGCCAATGGTTGCATTAACACGGCTTCTACCAATATTGTGGTGAATGCCTGTGTGGGAATCTATGAGGGCACACCCTTTGCCAGCGTGGTGTATCTGCCCAATCCGGCAACAGAAGTGCTTACCATCCGTTGGGACAACACCCAACTGAATGCCCGAGTAATCGAGGTGTATGACATCAGCGGCCGCATTGTAATGACACAGCGTTTAAACGGCAGCAATTCAGCCGAATTCAACGTGATTGAACTTCCTGCCGGCAACTATAGTTTTTCACTTATTACCGATGCGGGCGAAAAAGCCACGTTTAAATTCGTAAAACAGTAA